The following are encoded in a window of Gymnogyps californianus isolate 813 unplaced genomic scaffold, ASM1813914v2 HiC_scaffold_32, whole genome shotgun sequence genomic DNA:
- the NABP2 gene encoding SOSS complex subunit B1 — translation MSTETLVKDVKPGLKNLNLIFIVLETGRVTKTKDGHEVRTCKVADKTGSINISVWDDVGNLIQPGDIIRLTKGYASVFKGCLTLYTGRGGDLQKIGEFCMVYSEVPNFSEPNPEYVAQQSQSKGAQNESASPAASQTSQGPPAASPAPDSQNGNGLSPGGPAHPPSAPAHPPSGRITRSQPGHPGPAAGPVSNGKETRRSSKR, via the exons ATGAGCACCGAGACGCTGGTGAAGGACGTCAAACCGGGGCTGAAGAACCTCAACCTCATCTTCATCGTGCTGGAGACGG GCCGGGTGACGAAGACGAAGGACGGGCACGAGGTGCGGACGTGCAAGGTGGCCGACAAGACGGGCAGCATCAACATCTCGGTGTGGGACGATGTGGGGAACCTCATCCAGCCCGGGGACATCATCCGCCTCACCAAGGG ctACGCGTCCGTCTTCAAGGGCTGCCTGACCCTCTACACGGGGCGCGGAGGCGACCTGCAGAAGATCGGCGA GTTCTGCATGGTCTACTCCGAGGTGCCCAACTTCAGCGAGCCCAACCCCGAGTACGTGGCGCAGCAGTCGCAGAGCAAAGGG GCCCAGAACGAGAGCGCGAGTCCGGCTGCTTCGCAGACCAGCCAGGGCCCCCCCGCGGCCTCCCCAG CCCCCGACAGCCAGAACGGGAACGGGCTGAGCCCGGGGGGCCCCGCGCACCCCCCCAGCGCCCCCGCGCACCCCCCCAGCGGCCGCATCACCCGCAGCCAGCCCGGccaccccggccccgccgccggccccgtCAGCAACGGCAAGGAGACGCGGAGGAGCAGCAAGAGATAA
- the SLC39A5 gene encoding zinc transporter ZIP5, protein MGPRGLLLGVLGLLLALGAVGEPGPLPEDAAQEHGYYLQQLFGQYGANGTLPFEGLARLLGSLGLGRVQVVQIQHEELGHGHVSHLDLLEVQEEKHRHWHPAWEHGGDPAPSAPPPTRPPSPEPSQTKSWMKPAPTDPPGAGATPGSRGAPPPPRRDQPGLSLLGRMLGLEHSSADHPHDDCLNVTQLLVNFGLDSVSQLTPEQFTLLCPALLYQIDSRVCIQHSDEVTLPPPGGALWPALGWGLLAVTFVSLPSALAVVLVPLLSRSFFRSLLAFLVALAVGTLCGDALLHLWPHAQGRHQETPAEPGAAVLQGLAVLGGIYLLFLVELLLGMLRRSRDATGHSPAETPDVAAGVLALSRGGAELRHLTAPEPELELQPHGHPHAHPHGHPHGPPHGHSHGPTLPPSPGATDVVWMVVLGDGIHNLTDGLAIGAAFSHSLSSGLSTALAVLCHELPHELGDLAVLLRAGTAPRTVLLLNLLSALLSCLGAAVGAAVGQSTSHLTPWILTATAGIFLYVALADMLPEALRGAEGPGEGTWGRFLLQNAGFLLGSGIMLGIALAEGHVRAWLQP, encoded by the exons ATGGGCCCCCGTGGGCTCCTCCTGGGCgtcctggggctgctgctggctctggggGCCGTCGGGGAGCCGGGGCCGCTGCCCGAGGACGCGGCGCAGGAGCACGGCTACtacctgcagcagctcttcGGGCAGTACGGGGCCAACGGGACGCTGCCCTTCGAGGGGCTGGCGCGGCTGctgggcagcctggggctgggccGGGTGCAGGTGGTGCAGATCCAGCATGAGGAGCTGGGCCACGGCCACGTCAGCCACCTCGACCTGCTGGAGGTGCAGGAGGAGAAGCACCGGCACTGGCACCCCGCCTGGGAGCACGGCGGGGACCCGGCACCCAGCGCCCCGCCGCCCACCCGCCCCCCCAG CCCTGAGCCCTCCCAGACAAAAAGCTGGATGAAGCCGGCGCCCACCGATCCCCCCGGTGCCGGGGCCACCCCTGGGAGCCGCggggcccccccgcccccccggcgGGACCAGCCCGGCCTGAGCCTGCTGGGGAGGATGCTGGGCTTGGAGCACTCCAGTGCCGACCACCCGCACGACGAt TGCCTCAACGTCACCCAGCTGCTGGTGAATTTTGGGCTGGACTCGGTGTCCCAGCTGACGCCGGAGCAGTTCACCCTCCTCTGCCCGGCCCTGCTCTACCAGATCGACAGCCGCGTCTGCATCCAGCACAGCGACGAGGTGACGCTGCCTCCCCCGGGGGGGGCCCTGTGGCCAG CACTGGGCTGGGGGCTCCTGGCCGTCACCTTCGTCAGCCTGCCCTCCGCCCTGGCCGTCGTCCTCGTCCCGCTGCTGAGCCGCAGCTTCTTCCGCTCGCTGCTGGCCTTCCTGGTGGCGCTGGCTGTGGGGACGCTCTGCGGGGACGCCCTGCTCCACCTCTGGCCCCAC GCCCAGGGGAGGCACCAGGAGACGCCGGCAGAGCCGGGGGCCGCggtgctgcaggggctggcGGTGCTGGGGGGCATCTACCTGCTCTTCCTGGTGGAACTGCTCCTGGGGATGCTACGGCGGAGCCGGGATGCCACG GGACACTCCCCTGCAGAGACCCCTGACGTGGCCGCGGGGGTCCTGGCACTGTCGCGAGGAG GGGCCGAGCTACGACACCTGACAGCACCGGAGCCAGAGCTGGAGCTCCAGCCCCACGGACACCCCCACGCACACCCCCACGGACACCCCCACGGCCCCCCCCACGGACACTCCCATGGCCCCacgctgccccccagccccggggccaCTGATGTTGTCTGGATGGTGGTGCTGGGGGACGGGATCCACAACCTGACGGACGGGCTGGCCATCG GTGCCGCCTTctcccacagcctctccagTGGCCTCAGCACGGCGCTGGCCGTGCTCTGCCACGAGCTGCCCCACGAACTGG GTGACCTGGCGGTGCTGCTGCGGGCGGGCACGGCCCCCCGCACCGTCCTGCTCCTCAACCTGCTCTCggccctgctctcctgcctgggGGCGGCCGTGGGGGCGGCCGTAGGGCAGAGCACGTCCCATCTCACCCCCTGGATCCTCACCGCCACCGCCGGCATCTTCCTCTACGTGGCCCTGGCCGACATG ctccccGAGGCGCTGCGGGGTGCCGAGGGCCCCGGCGAGGGCACCTGGGGCCGCTTCCTCCTGCAGAACGCGGGGTTCCTGCTGGGCAGCGGCATTATGCTGGGCATCGCCCTCGCCGAGGGACACGTCCGcgcctggctgcagccctga